One part of the Dermacentor andersoni chromosome 2, qqDerAnde1_hic_scaffold, whole genome shotgun sequence genome encodes these proteins:
- the LOC126541886 gene encoding COMM domain-containing protein 1-like gives MSKEAFFGLLSGLAQRLYYSDPDATDELLKNELYPSLSDEHFSKLVSKATTVLRTLAASNMDWTQLEAFLTSQTKRQEGGLTREQAECTSRFWRNHRARVRASVVAQSRWNPGLDSCSWRVDLEGPTAQVTLGELQFQMGKLELESLLESIAAVQVALDKHCPRAK, from the exons ATGAGTAAAGAAGCATTTTTCGGCCTTCTAAGCGGCTTAGCCCAGCGGTTGTATTACAGTGACCCTGATGCAACGGACGAATTGTTGAAAAATGAACTGTATCCTTCACTTTCGGATGAACATTTTTCCAAATTGGTCTCCAAGGCAACGACAGTACTGAGG ACGCTTGCTGCGTCTAACATGGACTGGACACAGCTGGAGGCGTTCCTCacatcgcagaccaagcgacaggAAGGCGGCCTGACTCGGGAGCAAGCGGAGTGCACTTCTCGATTCTGGAGAAACCACCGTGCGCGGGTGCGGGCCAGTGTTGTGGCTCAGAGTCGCTGGAATCCGGGCCTAGACTCGTGCTCGTGGAGGGTGGACCTCGAAGGCCCCACGGCGCAAGTGACTTTGGGAGAACTGCAGTTTCAGATGGGCAAGCTGGAACTCGAGTCCTTGCTCGAGAGTATCGCTGCTGTTCAAGTTGCCTTGGACAAACACTGCCCCAGAGCGAAGTGA